A stretch of the Nicotiana tabacum cultivar K326 chromosome 6, ASM71507v2, whole genome shotgun sequence genome encodes the following:
- the LOC107819853 gene encoding pantothenate kinase 2 isoform X2 yields MASPTTEDHSPHIGIDCINEETQQISEKDIVLEKGGEKDMAPLPGSSSIHRSSSRPQLDVSGAAIQGNFEEKDPTILLPNQSDDISHLALDIGGSLIKLVYFSRHADRQVDDRRKRKVKERLGVSNGSRRSYPILGGRLHFVKFETSKLNECLDFIYSKQLHCGGMDSRCWPSDAPQSENAVIKATGGGAYKFADLFKERLGVSIEKEDEMNCLVAGANFLLKAIRHEAFTHMEGHKEFVQIDHNDLFPYLLVNIGSGVSMIKVDGDGEFQRVSGTNVGGGTYWGLGKLLTKCKSFDELLELSQRGDNSTIDMLVGDIYGGMDYSKIGLSASTIASSFGKAISENKELEDYNPEDISLSLLRMISYNIGQIAYLNALRFGLKRIFFGGFFIRGHAYTMDTISFAVQFWSKGDAQAMFLRHEGFLGALGAFMSYEKHGLDDLMVHQLVERFPMGAPYIGGNVHGPPLGDLNEKISWMEKFVRKGTEITAPVPMAPPATTGLGGFEVPSSKGVLRPDASKLNVGVLHLVPSLEVFPLLADPRTYEPNTIDLSDHGELEYWFTVLSEHLSDLVDKAVASEGGTDDAKRRGDAFARAFSAHLARLMEEPAAYGKLGLANLLELREECLREFHFFDAYRTIKQRENEASLAVLPDLLLELDSMTEDMRLLALIEGVLAANIFDWGSRACVDLYHKGTIIEIYRMSRKKMQRPWRVDDFDAFKERMLGSGERKPQPHKRALLFVDNSGADIVLGMLPLARELLRRGTEVVLVANSLPALNDVTAMELPDIVAEAAKHCDILRGAAEAGGLLVDAMSNIQDGYKEDTPSVPLMVVENGCGSPCIDLRQVSSELAAAAKDADLVILEGMGRSLHTNYNAKFKCDALKLAMVKNQRLAQKLVKGNIYDCVCRYEPAS; encoded by the exons atgGCTAGTCCAACAACAGAGGACCACTCTCCTCACATTGGAATTGACTGTATAAATGAGGAAACTCAACAGATTTCTGAAAAGGATATTGTTTTAGAGAAAGGAGGAGAGAAAGACATGGCGCCTTTGCCTGGTAGCTCATCAATTCATCGGTCATCTTCTCGCCCACAGCTAGATGTTAGTGGTGCTGCAATTCAGGGCAATTTTGAGGAGAAGGATCCCACTATTCTGTTGCCTAATCAGTCTGATGATATTTCCCATTTGGCTCTGGATATTGGTG GCTCTCTTATCAAGCTGGTTTACTTTTCAAGACATGCGGACCGGCAGGTGGATGacaggagaaaaagaaaagttaaGGAGAGATTGGGTGTTTCTAATGGCAGCAGGAGAAGCTATCCTATCCTTGGAGGGAGGCTTCATTTTGTTAAGTTTGAGACATCAAAACTTAATGAGTGCTTAGATTTTATATATTCCAAGCAACTTCACTGCGGTG GGATGGATTCACGATGTTGGCCTTCTGATGCCCCACAAAGTGAAAATGCAGTAATTAAG GCTACAGGTGGTGGGGCATATAAGTTCGCTGATCTTTTCAAGGAAAGGCTGGGAGTCAGTATAGAGAAAGAAGATGAAATGAATTGTCTTGTTGCTGGTGCAAACTTTTTACTCaag GCAATCCGTCATGAAGCTTTTACGCATATGGAGGGTCACAAGGAGTTTGTGCAGATAGACCATAATGATTTATTTCCATATCTGCTTGTGAACATCGGTTCTGGTGTTAGCATGATCAAG GTTGATGGGGATGGGGAATTTCAGCGGGTCAGTGGCACGAATGTTGGAGGTGGTACATATTGGGGATTGGGAAAGTTGTTAACTAAGTGCAAGAG TTTTGATGAACTGCTAGAGCTCAGTCAGCGTGGAGACAATAGTACCATAGACATGCTTGTTGGTGACATCTATGGTGGTATGGATTACTCAAAG ATTGGACTTTCAGCTTCAACAATCGCTTCGAGTTTTGGGAAGGCCATTTCAGAAAACAAGGAGCTTGAAGATTATAATCCTGAAGATATCTCTCTATCCCTTCTGCGAATGATTTCATACAATATTGGTCAG ATAGCTTATCTTAATGCACTGCGTTTTGGACTCAAAAGGATATTCTTTGGAGGATTTTTCATACGAGGTCACGCTTACACTATGGACACGATCTCTTTTGCTGTTCAGTTCTG GTCCAAGGGAGACGCACAAGCTATGTTTTTGCGACATGAAGGTTTCTTGGGAGCTCTGGGTGCATTTATGAGCTACGAAAAGCATGGTTTAGATGACCTGATGGTCCATCAGTTAGTGGAAAGATTCCCGATGGGTGCACCATACATTGGAGGGAATGTTCATGGCCCACCGCTGGGAGATTTGAATGAGAAG aTATCGTGGATGGAGAAATTTGTACGAAAGGGAACTGAAATTACTGCTCCTGTTCCAATGGCTCCACCAGCTACTACCGGCCTTGGAGGCTTTGAAGTTCCATCATCTAAAGGAGTTCTTCGACCTGATGCGAGCAAATTAAATGTTGGGGTACTGCATCTGGTCCCATCTTTGGAGGTTTTCCCACTTTTAGCAGATCCAAGAAC ATACGAGCCAAATACCATAGACCTCTCAGATCACGGTGAGCTAGA GTACTGGTTCACTGTATTATCTGAGCATTTGTCGGACCTTGTTGACAAG GCAGTGGCCAGTGAGGGTGGAACTGACGATGCAAAAAGAAGGGGTGATGCATTTGCTCGGGCATTTTCAGCACACTTGGCTAG ATTGATGGAGGAACCTGCAGCTTATGGAAAGCTAGGACTCGCCAACCTTTTGGAGCTAAGAGAAGAATGCTTGAGAGAGTTTCACTTTTTTGATGCATACCGAACCATTAAACAAAG GGAGAATGAAGCTTCACTTGCAGTTTTACCTGATCTTCTGCTGGAGCTTGACAGCATGACTGAG GATATGAGACTACTTGCACTAATCGAAGGTGTTCTTGCTGCGAATATCTTTGATTGGGGATCACGTGCCTGTGTTGATCTCTATCACAAAGGAACAATTATTGAGATCTACAGAATGAGTCGCAAGAAGATGCAAAGACCATGGCGG GTGGATGATTTTGATGCTtttaaagagagaatgttagggtCTGGAGAGAGAAAGCCTCAGCCACATAAAAGAGCACTGCTTTTTGTTGACAACTCGGGTGCGGATATTGTTTTAGGGATGCTTCCCCTTGCAAGGGAACTTCTCCGGCGTGGGACTGAA GTTGTGCTGGTAGCGAACTCACTTCCTGCACTAAATGATGTTACTGCAATGGAGTTGCCCGATATTGTTGCTGAGGCTGCTAAG CACTGTGATATTCTTCGAGGGGCAGCTGAAGCAGGAGGCTTACTTGTGGATGCTATGAGTAACATCCAAGATGGCTATAAGGAAGATACACCCTCTGTTCCTCTGATGGTTGTGGAGAATGGATGTGGCAGTCCATGCATAGACTTGAGGCAAGTGAGCTCAGAGTTAGCAGCTGCAGCCAAAGATGCGGATCTG GTAATTTTGGAAGGGATGGGCCGATCTTTGCATACCAACTATAATGCAAAGTTCAAATGTGATGCTCTAAAG CTTGCTATGGTGAAGAATCAGCGGTTGGCACAAAAGTTGGTTAAAGGGAATATTTATGATTGTGTATGTAGATATGAACCAGCTAGCTAA
- the LOC107819853 gene encoding pantothenate kinase 2 isoform X1: MSRVPYHLIEAGRKGIQREREREIMASPTTEDHSPHIGIDCINEETQQISEKDIVLEKGGEKDMAPLPGSSSIHRSSSRPQLDVSGAAIQGNFEEKDPTILLPNQSDDISHLALDIGGSLIKLVYFSRHADRQVDDRRKRKVKERLGVSNGSRRSYPILGGRLHFVKFETSKLNECLDFIYSKQLHCGGMDSRCWPSDAPQSENAVIKATGGGAYKFADLFKERLGVSIEKEDEMNCLVAGANFLLKAIRHEAFTHMEGHKEFVQIDHNDLFPYLLVNIGSGVSMIKVDGDGEFQRVSGTNVGGGTYWGLGKLLTKCKSFDELLELSQRGDNSTIDMLVGDIYGGMDYSKIGLSASTIASSFGKAISENKELEDYNPEDISLSLLRMISYNIGQIAYLNALRFGLKRIFFGGFFIRGHAYTMDTISFAVQFWSKGDAQAMFLRHEGFLGALGAFMSYEKHGLDDLMVHQLVERFPMGAPYIGGNVHGPPLGDLNEKISWMEKFVRKGTEITAPVPMAPPATTGLGGFEVPSSKGVLRPDASKLNVGVLHLVPSLEVFPLLADPRTYEPNTIDLSDHGELEYWFTVLSEHLSDLVDKAVASEGGTDDAKRRGDAFARAFSAHLARLMEEPAAYGKLGLANLLELREECLREFHFFDAYRTIKQRENEASLAVLPDLLLELDSMTEDMRLLALIEGVLAANIFDWGSRACVDLYHKGTIIEIYRMSRKKMQRPWRVDDFDAFKERMLGSGERKPQPHKRALLFVDNSGADIVLGMLPLARELLRRGTEVVLVANSLPALNDVTAMELPDIVAEAAKHCDILRGAAEAGGLLVDAMSNIQDGYKEDTPSVPLMVVENGCGSPCIDLRQVSSELAAAAKDADLVILEGMGRSLHTNYNAKFKCDALKLAMVKNQRLAQKLVKGNIYDCVCRYEPAS; the protein is encoded by the exons ATGAGTCGGGTTCCATATCACTTAATT GAAGCAGGTAGGAAGGGAAttcaaagagagagagagagagagataatgGCTAGTCCAACAACAGAGGACCACTCTCCTCACATTGGAATTGACTGTATAAATGAGGAAACTCAACAGATTTCTGAAAAGGATATTGTTTTAGAGAAAGGAGGAGAGAAAGACATGGCGCCTTTGCCTGGTAGCTCATCAATTCATCGGTCATCTTCTCGCCCACAGCTAGATGTTAGTGGTGCTGCAATTCAGGGCAATTTTGAGGAGAAGGATCCCACTATTCTGTTGCCTAATCAGTCTGATGATATTTCCCATTTGGCTCTGGATATTGGTG GCTCTCTTATCAAGCTGGTTTACTTTTCAAGACATGCGGACCGGCAGGTGGATGacaggagaaaaagaaaagttaaGGAGAGATTGGGTGTTTCTAATGGCAGCAGGAGAAGCTATCCTATCCTTGGAGGGAGGCTTCATTTTGTTAAGTTTGAGACATCAAAACTTAATGAGTGCTTAGATTTTATATATTCCAAGCAACTTCACTGCGGTG GGATGGATTCACGATGTTGGCCTTCTGATGCCCCACAAAGTGAAAATGCAGTAATTAAG GCTACAGGTGGTGGGGCATATAAGTTCGCTGATCTTTTCAAGGAAAGGCTGGGAGTCAGTATAGAGAAAGAAGATGAAATGAATTGTCTTGTTGCTGGTGCAAACTTTTTACTCaag GCAATCCGTCATGAAGCTTTTACGCATATGGAGGGTCACAAGGAGTTTGTGCAGATAGACCATAATGATTTATTTCCATATCTGCTTGTGAACATCGGTTCTGGTGTTAGCATGATCAAG GTTGATGGGGATGGGGAATTTCAGCGGGTCAGTGGCACGAATGTTGGAGGTGGTACATATTGGGGATTGGGAAAGTTGTTAACTAAGTGCAAGAG TTTTGATGAACTGCTAGAGCTCAGTCAGCGTGGAGACAATAGTACCATAGACATGCTTGTTGGTGACATCTATGGTGGTATGGATTACTCAAAG ATTGGACTTTCAGCTTCAACAATCGCTTCGAGTTTTGGGAAGGCCATTTCAGAAAACAAGGAGCTTGAAGATTATAATCCTGAAGATATCTCTCTATCCCTTCTGCGAATGATTTCATACAATATTGGTCAG ATAGCTTATCTTAATGCACTGCGTTTTGGACTCAAAAGGATATTCTTTGGAGGATTTTTCATACGAGGTCACGCTTACACTATGGACACGATCTCTTTTGCTGTTCAGTTCTG GTCCAAGGGAGACGCACAAGCTATGTTTTTGCGACATGAAGGTTTCTTGGGAGCTCTGGGTGCATTTATGAGCTACGAAAAGCATGGTTTAGATGACCTGATGGTCCATCAGTTAGTGGAAAGATTCCCGATGGGTGCACCATACATTGGAGGGAATGTTCATGGCCCACCGCTGGGAGATTTGAATGAGAAG aTATCGTGGATGGAGAAATTTGTACGAAAGGGAACTGAAATTACTGCTCCTGTTCCAATGGCTCCACCAGCTACTACCGGCCTTGGAGGCTTTGAAGTTCCATCATCTAAAGGAGTTCTTCGACCTGATGCGAGCAAATTAAATGTTGGGGTACTGCATCTGGTCCCATCTTTGGAGGTTTTCCCACTTTTAGCAGATCCAAGAAC ATACGAGCCAAATACCATAGACCTCTCAGATCACGGTGAGCTAGA GTACTGGTTCACTGTATTATCTGAGCATTTGTCGGACCTTGTTGACAAG GCAGTGGCCAGTGAGGGTGGAACTGACGATGCAAAAAGAAGGGGTGATGCATTTGCTCGGGCATTTTCAGCACACTTGGCTAG ATTGATGGAGGAACCTGCAGCTTATGGAAAGCTAGGACTCGCCAACCTTTTGGAGCTAAGAGAAGAATGCTTGAGAGAGTTTCACTTTTTTGATGCATACCGAACCATTAAACAAAG GGAGAATGAAGCTTCACTTGCAGTTTTACCTGATCTTCTGCTGGAGCTTGACAGCATGACTGAG GATATGAGACTACTTGCACTAATCGAAGGTGTTCTTGCTGCGAATATCTTTGATTGGGGATCACGTGCCTGTGTTGATCTCTATCACAAAGGAACAATTATTGAGATCTACAGAATGAGTCGCAAGAAGATGCAAAGACCATGGCGG GTGGATGATTTTGATGCTtttaaagagagaatgttagggtCTGGAGAGAGAAAGCCTCAGCCACATAAAAGAGCACTGCTTTTTGTTGACAACTCGGGTGCGGATATTGTTTTAGGGATGCTTCCCCTTGCAAGGGAACTTCTCCGGCGTGGGACTGAA GTTGTGCTGGTAGCGAACTCACTTCCTGCACTAAATGATGTTACTGCAATGGAGTTGCCCGATATTGTTGCTGAGGCTGCTAAG CACTGTGATATTCTTCGAGGGGCAGCTGAAGCAGGAGGCTTACTTGTGGATGCTATGAGTAACATCCAAGATGGCTATAAGGAAGATACACCCTCTGTTCCTCTGATGGTTGTGGAGAATGGATGTGGCAGTCCATGCATAGACTTGAGGCAAGTGAGCTCAGAGTTAGCAGCTGCAGCCAAAGATGCGGATCTG GTAATTTTGGAAGGGATGGGCCGATCTTTGCATACCAACTATAATGCAAAGTTCAAATGTGATGCTCTAAAG CTTGCTATGGTGAAGAATCAGCGGTTGGCACAAAAGTTGGTTAAAGGGAATATTTATGATTGTGTATGTAGATATGAACCAGCTAGCTAA